Sequence from the Elusimicrobiota bacterium genome:
CGGACTTTTCTGCTGCGTTAATCATCTCATACCCAATACGATCCTTAATACTACTGCAGGGATTGAAATACTCAAGTTTTGCGAGCACCTGCGCAGTTTCGGGTTTCACAAGCCTGTTTATCTGCACCAACGGCGTATTACCTATTAGTTCAGTTACATCCTTAGCAATTTTCATTATCTACATTCCTCCGTCATTATATTTCGTAACTTAGCACCTTGCCGGTATTAAAAGCCCGTACTTTTTTTGTTAAATCCTCAAATGTTGTGCGATCAACAATATCATTAACCGCAGTCTTCACTTCAAGCCATACACCGCGGAATACGCACCGCGCTTCATCCTCGCATCTACAGTACCCTGACGTACTCACACACGTTATTGGCGATGTAGGGCCTTCCATCAACCTAACAACCGCACCAATGGTAATTTTCCCGGGAGCAATTGCCAGGTGGTAACCACCGGATGGGCCGCGTTTGCTCTGTACAAACCCCGCACCTTTTAGGGTCAACAATATCTGCTCAAGATATTTCAAGGGTATATCCTGCCGTTTAGAAATATCGCGTATCTGCACAACACCCTGTCCGTAGTGCAATGATAAATCCAATATTGTCTTCAACGCATAATCACCCTTAAAAGAAACTTTCACCAACAAATCCTTTTCTACTATGTCTATCTACTTAGTAGACATTATAACCAAAAAATATTTTTTGTCAACAACAAAATAATAATTTTTTTTGAGATATACTACTTCAGCAGTTTAATAAGTTCAGGCCAAAGCCCTTCAGCGTACAACTTTTCCCCTGCCAGCGACAGGTGTAATCCATCAGGTTTAGGATTGTTAAGCACTGCTAATGATTGTCCGCTTTCAAGAAAATATTTTTCCATATCACATGAAGGAAGGTTTCTTTCCTTAGCAATCTTTCTGACAATCCTATTATAATCTTTCACACTTTCCCGGTACGGTTTTCCATTTGGCATTATTATCCAGTCACGTTCAGCCGCATGGTTTATTATCAGAAACGGTAAACCTTTTACAGCAGATATTTTTTCGCAGATAAGATTCATATTGGTTTCATAAAGAACAGGGTCAACCCTTACTTTTGTATTATCAGCCGCCAGATGCGCACAATCGTTAAACCCGAACTCGATAATAACAATATCCGGTTTACAACTCAGCACCGAAGATTCTATCCTTGCAAGGCCCATAGTTGTAGTATTCCCGCCAATACCAACATTAAACACCTGCCAGTCAAGCCCGGCATCACGGATTTTACGGTCAATAATCCCGCCCCATCCTTCTGTCCTATTACCTCTTGAAGTAATCGAATCACCAAATAAAAATAATGATTTCATTTATACTCCTTATCCTATCATTTCTTCTTCATAAGAAAATATAGCTGCCCGGTTTCCTTAGTATTCCCCGCAGCAAGCGCAGCATACTCACCTGCACCCCAGAAGTAGTCAACTCTCCCCGCACCTTTAATAGCGCCTCCGGTATCCAGGTTAAACACTATACGGGTAAACGGTTTCCATTCCAGTATATTAGTACTATCCTCATTTGCTACAGGTTTACGCAAAGAAACCATCGAAACCGCTGCACGTGGAAAATACTTGGTATCGGTCGCGATTGCACACTGATCAACCAAAGGTACACCGACATTCCCTACAGCAATATCTTTTTTCTCTTCAAAAAACACGTATGACTTACAGGTATTAAGTACGCGCTGTGCATCTTCCGGGTGTTCCGAAAGATACTGCCGTATCGTTTGCATAGAAACATTCTCCTGAGTAAGTTTGCCTTCACTGATTAACAATTTACCTAAACTAGAATACGGCTGGCCATTACCCCCGGCGTATCCTACATACATATCCTTACCATTATCGAGTTTGATAATCCCTGAACCCTGAACTTGTATGAAGAATGCGTTTACAATGTCATCAAGCCATACGAGTTCATAGTTTTTCCCTTCCAATACCCTGTTTGTATCAATTTCTTCACGCGTATAGAACGGTGATGCTTTACCACTGGGATCTTGTTTCAACAATTCTTTGGGATACCTATACAACGGATACTTATATATTTCACTTTTATTCAGGCTACCGCTAAATTGCGGGACATAGTACCCGGTAAACGAAATCTTACCCCCGCCATCAGCTCCAACGGATTGGTATAGAACAAACCGTTCCTTTAATTCCGCATATACCGCTTTAGGGTCACTGCTGGAATCCAGGACTTTTAATAACTCATCAATTGTTTCTACTAATTCCGTGGCAGTATGGCTGTACTTACCATAGGCAAAAACCTGA
This genomic interval carries:
- a CDS encoding Rrf2 family transcriptional regulator — protein: MKVSFKGDYALKTILDLSLHYGQGVVQIRDISKRQDIPLKYLEQILLTLKGAGFVQSKRGPSGGYHLAIAPGKITIGAVVRLMEGPTSPITCVSTSGYCRCEDEARCVFRGVWLEVKTAVNDIVDRTTFEDLTKKVRAFNTGKVLSYEI
- a CDS encoding GDSL-type esterase/lipase family protein gives rise to the protein MKSLFLFGDSITSRGNRTEGWGGIIDRKIRDAGLDWQVFNVGIGGNTTTMGLARIESSVLSCKPDIVIIEFGFNDCAHLAADNTKVRVDPVLYETNMNLICEKISAVKGLPFLIINHAAERDWIIMPNGKPYRESVKDYNRIVRKIAKERNLPSCDMEKYFLESGQSLAVLNNPKPDGLHLSLAGEKLYAEGLWPELIKLLK
- a CDS encoding MltA domain-containing protein encodes the protein MSYKIAVVFAVCILTACTGMKTSKQDKQMGINTGTTQKGFEVMPQDALVVQPEWPAGIQENLELDIPGLKEQIIRMKERYLNKLPANQVFAYGKYSHTATELVETIDELLKVLDSSSDPKAVYAELKERFVLYQSVGADGGGKISFTGYYVPQFSGSLNKSEIYKYPLYRYPKELLKQDPSGKASPFYTREEIDTNRVLEGKNYELVWLDDIVNAFFIQVQGSGIIKLDNGKDMYVGYAGGNGQPYSSLGKLLISEGKLTQENVSMQTIRQYLSEHPEDAQRVLNTCKSYVFFEEKKDIAVGNVGVPLVDQCAIATDTKYFPRAAVSMVSLRKPVANEDSTNILEWKPFTRIVFNLDTGGAIKGAGRVDYFWGAGEYAALAAGNTKETGQLYFLMKKK